In Nonomuraea helvata, one genomic interval encodes:
- a CDS encoding LacI family DNA-binding transcriptional regulator: MARLAGVSPTTVSFVINERPGSGIPEETRLRVLEAVQDLGYQPNRQARSLRLQRTRQLGFHISGELLERNQVFAVSFVSPLLREAERRGYQILVFTSSGDVTDRLSELVAAHGVDGFLISDSSIDDPRARYLSGVGMPFASFGRTEADLPQSWVDVDNAAGIASMVDYLVGKGHEDIAYVGPRQPGYWFTERVEGFRARARHHGLSVPGSWVVQEPQAKVEAAVGRLLTRRRRPTAVVTAADWLAVEAIRAVRSAGLRIGHDVAVTGFDGGPLQWLTDPPLTTVRVPFEQIAVALVERCLREIEEGPTGEPGIYLPTEILMGGSA, from the coding sequence GTGGCGCGGCTCGCCGGCGTCTCGCCGACCACGGTTTCCTTCGTCATCAACGAGCGGCCGGGCAGCGGCATCCCCGAGGAGACCCGCCTGCGGGTGCTGGAGGCGGTGCAGGATCTCGGCTACCAGCCCAACCGGCAGGCACGCAGCCTGCGGCTGCAGCGCACCCGTCAGCTCGGGTTCCACATCTCCGGCGAGCTGTTGGAGCGCAACCAGGTCTTCGCCGTGTCGTTCGTGTCGCCTCTGCTGCGTGAGGCCGAGCGGCGGGGCTACCAGATCCTCGTCTTCACCTCGAGCGGCGACGTCACCGACCGCCTGAGTGAGCTCGTGGCGGCCCACGGCGTCGACGGATTCCTGATCAGCGACTCCAGCATCGACGATCCGCGGGCCCGCTATCTCTCGGGAGTGGGCATGCCCTTCGCCTCGTTCGGGCGCACCGAGGCCGACCTGCCGCAGTCGTGGGTGGATGTGGACAATGCCGCGGGCATCGCTTCCATGGTCGACTACCTGGTCGGCAAAGGGCACGAGGACATCGCCTACGTGGGGCCCCGCCAGCCGGGCTACTGGTTCACCGAGCGGGTGGAGGGCTTCCGCGCCCGAGCGCGCCACCACGGCCTGTCCGTGCCCGGCTCATGGGTGGTGCAGGAGCCGCAGGCGAAGGTCGAGGCCGCCGTGGGCAGGCTGCTGACCAGGCGGCGGCGCCCCACCGCCGTGGTGACCGCGGCCGACTGGCTGGCCGTCGAGGCGATCCGCGCCGTACGGTCGGCGGGGCTGAGGATCGGCCACGACGTGGCCGTGACCGGCTTCGACGGCGGTCCCCTGCAGTGGCTGACGGATCCGCCGCTGACGACCGTGCGGGTTCCGTTCGAGCAGATCGCGGTCGCGTTGGTGGAGCGCTGCCTGCGGGAGATCGAGGAGGGCCCTACGGGGGAGCCCGGCATCTACCTGCCGACCGAGATCCTCATGGGCGGCTCGGCCTAG